One region of Carya illinoinensis cultivar Pawnee chromosome 8, C.illinoinensisPawnee_v1, whole genome shotgun sequence genomic DNA includes:
- the LOC122318127 gene encoding putative pentatricopeptide repeat-containing protein At1g12700, mitochondrial — MATNSSTRVREYGESRKQLLKYVRDHCKTGTFMNLDGAMGLFDRMVCMHPLPSVVSFNQLLTSIARAKHHSIVITLVKQMDFLEIAPNIHTLTILVNCLCHLNRVDLGFSVLAKILKLGFQPNCVSINTLVKGLCLQGKIVEAVNLADEMGERGFKPNEFTYAVIINALCKVGETDLAINSLRKMEDANFVLNAASYNPIICSLCKDGLLTDALKLFSIMMSKGIQPDLFTYNHLIQGLCNFGHWKEAAKLVTQMEERNIIPNVHSFNILVDVLLKEGKMTEAKEALDMMTEKGIEPNVFTHNSLIDCYCQQNKMDEAVKTFNTMVRRGCSPDVFSYNILINGYCKSKRIAEAINLFHEMLDKRMIPNVVTYTTLIGGFCQVGRTLAALELLHEMQASGEHPDLQTYAVLLDGLFKNGCFVEAMSLFREMVDKKLEIDILIYTSLIDAMCNAGKLVTAKELFCSLSTKGLQPNARTYTIMFKGLCKEGLINEACDLLEKMDGNGCLPDKFLYNTIIQGLLQHDETSRAVEYIEIMVGKGFSADETTATMVIELLCANKVGKTKKSGLRSFCKRLAWFSMPRTSIYFNASLADL; from the exons ATGG CTACCAACTCTTCCACCAGAGTTCGAGAATATGGGGAAAGCCGCAAACAGTTATTGAAATATGTAAGAGATCATTGCAAAACTGGGACCTTCATGAATCTTGACGGTGCCATGGGCTTATTCGATCGGATGGTCTGCATGCACCCGTTGCCTTCTGTTGTGTCTTTTAATCAATTGCTGACATCAATTGCAAGAGCGAAGCATCACTCGATTGTGATCACATTGGTAAAACAAATGGACTTTTTAGAAATTGCTCCTAATATTCATACTCTCACTATTTTGGTTAATTGCCTGTGCCATCTTAACCGTGTGGATTTGGGGTTCTCTGTTTtggcaaaaattttgaaacttgGTTTTCAACCTAACTGTGTGTCTATAAACACTCTTGTCAAGGGGCTTTGTCTCCAGGGTAAAATTGTTGAAGCAGTGAATCTGGCTGATGAAATGGGGGAGAGGGGATTTAAACCTAATGAATTTACCTATGCAGTCATAATTAACGCTCTGTGTAAAGTAGGTGAAACCGATCTGGCCATTAACTCACTCAGGAAGATGGAAGATGCAAATTTTGTACTTAATGCAGCATCGTATAATCCAATCATTTGCAGTTTGTGCAAGGACGGATTGTTGACTGATGCCTTGAAacttttttccataatgatgagTAAAGGCATTCAGCCAGACCTTTTTACTTACAATCATTTAATTCAGGGCCTATGCAATTTTGGCCATTGGAAAGAGGCTGCTAAATTAGTGACTCAGATGGAAGAAAGGAATATCATTCCAAATGTGCATTCTTTCAATATATTGGTGGATGTGCTTCTAAAAGAGGGGAAGATGACGGAGGCAAAAGAAGCTCTTGATATGATGACTGAGAAAGGCATCGAGCCAAATGTATTCACACACAACTCTTTGATTGATTGTTATTGTCAGCAAAACAAAATGGATGAGGCAGTCAAAACATTTAACACGATGGTTAGGAGGGGTTGTTCTCCTGATGTTTTTAGCTATAACATATTAATCAATGGATATTGTAAAAGTAAGAGAATTGCTGAGGCAATAAATCTCTTTCACGAAATGTTAGACAAGAGAATGATTCCCAATGTTGTCACTTACACCACTCTTATAGGTGGGTTTTGCCAAGTGGGGAGAACTCTAGCTGCGTTAGAGCTACTTCATGAGATGCAAGCTTCTGGAGAACATCCTGATCTCCAAACTTATGCCGTTTTGTTAGATGGTCTTTTTAAGAACGGATGTTTTGTGGAGGCAATGTCATTGTTTCGAGAGATGGTAGACAAAAAGTTGgaaattgatattttgatttacaCCAGCTTGATTGATGCTATGTGTAATGCGGGAAAACTTGTGACTGCAAAAGAACTCTTTTGTAGTCTTTCTACCAAAGGGTTGCAACCTAATGCTCGCACTTACACTATAATGTTCAAAGGACTATGCAAAGAGGGACTAATAAATGAAGCCTGCGACCTGCTTGAGAAAATGGATGGGAATGGTTGCTTGCCTGACAAATTCTTGTATAACACAATTATCCAAGGATTACTGCAACATGACGAGACATCAAGGGCAGTAGAATATATTGAAATAATGGTTGGCAAGGGTTTCTCTGCAGATGAAACAACTGCGACCATGGTGATTGAGTTGTTGTGTGCTAATAAAGTTGGTAAGACAAAAAAGAGTGGTTTGAGAAGCTTTTGTAAAAGGCTTGCTTGGTTTTCAATGCCAAGAACATCTATATACTTCAACGCTTCACTAGCTGATCTATAG